tttaacattacattttattatatatccTAGACTAGCATGAGCATAATTGTTTTTGAGTTCTTGTGTGAGGGGAAAatggaaagagaggaaaaaaacattgtgtatgTGCATTAAAGATTAAAAGATTGGAATGTGACTCTATACATTGAGTAGTACATTGGGTGGATTTTTTCCTCCCCTGAAACAGTGTGCTGGTACTCATATCAGATGTGGCACTCATGGCTGTGTACTTTGGAATAAGAGTCTGACCTTTTCTTCTAGTGCCcctcattgtgtgtgtgtgtgtgtgtgtgtgtgtgtgtgtgtgtgtgtgtgtgtgtgtgtgtgtgtgtgtgtgtgtgtgtgtgtgtgtgcgtgtgtgtgtgtgcgtgtgtgcatgtacaTGCTTTGATGTACCTGTGCAGTGTGCAGTCACAGCAGCTGCATACAcaggcacatacacacacacactctcatagtGTAGTCAAACTGACAGGGGAGTGTCACAGAGCTGGTGACACAGAAACAGGCAATTATTAGAACcccagagaggaagagagagaaatagaagagAGGAATAAAGTGGGTGAGGTAGGGTGAGaattcttttctattttttccttcacttttttcattcacacattcacacgctCCTCTAATATTTACCCTGCCTTCGCCCATCACACTCTGctcctgtctgtgtctgttcgtATGTACAGTTTAGACATGCCTGGCCATTGTTAATTTTCTAGTTGCAGATATGTTAacacatctgtctgtctgtgtgtagacTGTACAACAGTTTGTGCTTCACTGGtcattgttgattttctaactgcaaatacaataaacacatctctctgtatgtttgtctgtctctgtctatcatCTTGTGCAACAGTTTGGGTATCCCTGGTCACTGTTGATTTTCTGATTGCAACAATGTTAATACATCCTTAATAGAGACCAGGTAAATATGGCATTGTTCTGCAaattaatttctatttatttgcagaatgtAGCATATTggaggaaaaacattttttttatttttatccagtatgtaaaattcagcaaatacacaaTAATAGTGCCTTGAAATTTCATTAGAAAAttgtatgtacacacatgcacacacatacaaactaTATAGACAcgtattgggacacccctcctaattattgagttcaggtgttccagccacactcattgctaacggGTGGATCAAATTAAGCACCTAGACTTGCAGTCCCTATAGATAAACATTAGCAGTAGACTGGGTCATAccgatgagctcagtgactatACATGgctctgtcataggatgccacctctgtcacaagtcagtttgtgaaagttctgtcctgctagatctgcccctgtcaactgtaagtgccatTATTGTGAAATCGAAGCAGTTGGGAGTAGCAACAGCTCAGCTGCAAAGTGCAAAATTGCCTCTGAAGGCAACATTGGCAAAAAAAATTGTGCGTTAGGTGCAGAAAAGCTTGACTGCTCTACACAGAAACCTGaccctcaaccccatcaaacatctttgggatgaactagaacagagattgcaagccaggccctctcatatAACATCAGTGTTTCTGTCTGCTTGTCTATCTGCTAGCACTCACATAGGTGATGCATTACTTCATTAGCTTAATTTAATGTGTATCATTTCCACATgagtaaaatatattacatcaacatgaTGTCCAAAATGAAACCATGAAAGCTGTGTTCATGTAGTATATTTTATTCAATGAAACtgtgtacacatttgaattgaGTAAATTCAGAGTGAAAATTAAAGACTACAGGCAGAATTAGAGCAGGATCAGGCCATTCATAATGTTTCAAGTGTGACATTTGTCCACATCTTCCTTTTTTGTGTGATGTCTTACAAACACTTGTGAGACTAGGCTCATGTTTATTGCATGAACGCTGAAGCAACTTGTTCCTCATAAGTTCCTGCCATCAAACataatccctctctctctctctctctctctctctctctctctctctctctctctctgcctctctcttcttctgtcttcttctctctttctctccctcccttgtTAGTAGGATAGGTTGTGACACACTTATTGGTTGTGCACTTTAAGCTCATTTAAAGACTTCATCATTCTGCCCCTGGAGCCTTCTGTCAGAGTCTCTTTtcatatctctgtttttgtcccTCCCTCAATCTTTATCCCTTCTTCCCCTGCTCTGTCTTGGCTTTCCTGTCACTTACAGTGTCTGTAATGGCAAGCTCTCATAATCCCCACCACCCCTCCCAGTGAGAGATGGACAggctctgtgtctgtctgtttgtctgtctgtctgtctcagctCCCATTGATAATGTCTCCTAGGGGTGTTAGAATATattgaaaatgttcagaaaattaCAGCAACCAGGCTGAATCTGTTGCTGAAGCCCATAACGAGACAGATTATATAAGAATGTAGTAGAAGTGCCTTACTCTAAAATTTAACATCCAGCTCAGGGCAATCTGGAGATGACTTGACAAGAATAAGACCAAACCTCTGCAAATACGTTACTGCAACATTACAAGATGTCAGGTAGTATAGATGTGACCACATAAATATGCTGTAGTAGAACATGCCACACTGCAGGCTGCAGTGCACTTGACAAACCATATATACCTACCAGTACATGCCAATTTAAACAAGTcagaaagggtttttttttttttatatttatatatatttttcttacaAGAAGGtcccttcatttgttttttttttctgcatatatAACATAGTGCAGTTATTGCAATGAAATTGGTCAATTACTTGTATCTAATGCAATCGGACCAATTACTTGTAGGCTACCTAATGTGAACAGGCATGTAAAGTTCATCAGACATTCTCTTACTGGCAATACATGCTGTTGTTAATTCTAACCCTTTGTGAGTTTCACTTACCGGTACACCAGGGTCTCATCCGCAGTGCAGTTGTACTGTATCTGGTACATCCAAATCAGGTATGCTCCTGACAGTCGACCAATATCCCACCGCACTTGTGCTGAGGTGGAGGTCACTCCCTGCACCTCCACAAGCTGATCATCTCCTCCCTCAGTCCCTCCATCCTCTGGCTCCATCTCTACATCCTCTCTAACTTCCTTTGCATCAGCATTAGCGTCCTGGCTGGGACTCTGCCCATTGGATGTCTTCCCTCGGGTTATATCTGATGACCCTGGGTCACGGGCTAAAGGTACTGTTCCGTTTCCTCGGTGAGGAAGAGGGATTACCTTGAGGTCAATTACTGCAGTGGCCTCACCTGCAGCATTGATTGCAATGCAGGTGTAGGCACCGTCATCACGTGCCACAGTCACCAGGAGCTCAAGTGTTCCATTCCGAAAAGATATGGTACGGCTTGAATTGGCAATAATCCTGTCATCAGGGGAAACCCAGTGCACCACTGGCTCAGGGTCTCCAATAGCACGGCATTTAAGTGTTGCTCTTTGGCCCTCTAACACCCAGAGTTTGTGTGTATGGCGAGTGATGAGTGGAGGCTCACAAGTAAATTCTTCCTCAGGTATTGACCAGAAGTAACGTCCTGCCAGGTGAATTGGTGTGGCACAAGTCTCCATATCATCACTCCGAATCAACCTTCGCAACCAGAGAAGCTCACAGTTACAGTGCAAAGGATTTCCCCCAAAGTTCAAACTGACTACTGCATTGTAGGGTGTGGGGCTGATTACCCCTGTCTGGGAACGTGCAAACAAGGGATCAGGTGGTAGAGTCTGAAGGCGATTTGAGGTCATATCTAACCGAGCAAGTTTATAGAGCTCGCTGAAGGAACCCTCAGCAATCTGGTCAATGAGGTTGTGGTCGAGGTTGAGTGTGTGCAAGCTGGCCATGTTCTGGATGGCATCCCATGGTGCTTTGCGCAGATTATTGTAAGACAGGTCCAGGTCTTCCAATGTGAGCAGGAAGTCATCAAAGGcatcagaagaaatgttgaTAAGTTGGTTGTTGTTTAGAATGAGGTGTTGCAGGTTTAGCATGCCCACTAAGTCTCTTGGACCAAGTGACATGAGCCGATTCCCATCCAGGTGCAATGAGCGGAGACTTTCAAGGTCTGCAAATGCCATTGGTTTGATGAAGCTGATGGTGTTTCGGGATAGTGTCAGATCTACCAGTCCTGTCATGTTAGCGAAGTCTGCACCTCCCACTTCTCGGATGAAGTTGTCAGCAAGGCGGAGCTCAACGGTTCGGCGATCAATGTTTGGTGGGACAAAGAGGAGACCTTTGTCCGCACAGAGCGTGCTCAGGGACTCTGATAAATTCCGGCACACGCAGTGGAAGGGACATGCGGAGACCACCCCCCACGTCTCTCCAGCAAGTGCTCCAGGAATCCGTCCTATCAGAGCTGGCAGGAAGCAGGCACATGTGACTAGTGTCAACCAGTGGAGGGATGGTAGAGGTGGGATTGGGGGTGATGTAGAGGGGGCCAGGTAGCCGTAGGTGTACTTTGGGCACAGAGAAGGAGATGATGGTGGTAGCTTTTGTGAGGGCTTGAGGAGGGGTGGTTGAGAATGGGTTGATGGATGAAGGGGAAGAGTAGAGGAATGTGTATCACTCAGATGATGTTGTAAAATGAGGGGCGGGTGTGATTTTTCTGACTGGGGGGTTGGGGAGTCTTGCATGGTAGAAAGGGGGTTTATCCACAGACCTGgagaattaaaaaaagagagaaaaggattTAGACTCCATGTCCTCTATCAGTTTCCCATACTGTTTGCTCTAATGTTTCCTTTGTTATCTAACTTAAGCTTTAGAGCAAAGAATTGCTTTGTTCATATCCCTTGTAGGCTGTGTGTATGCATCGTTTGTGTCACACTGAAACCATTGCTTGCTGTAGTGCAGAAAAGTGCTTGTACACTCTGAAAACTACACACTAAATTCTCAGCCTGGCCACCatgtgctttattgtgtgtGAAATTCCTTTATAGCACGATAGCACCCGTAGCCATATATGGAGCCTTCGCCCTTTCCCAAATGTACATCCCACACCGATTGGAAAAAGTGGCCTAACCGCAACCCAGATAACCGGAATCAGCTCAAACCACCACCGCAGTGAGTTATCAGCACTGATAAACTGGCCGCAGTGACCTCTCCAGAGAATCTAAGCAAAATAGTTACTGTACCACAAATCCATACAGTTACTGTAATGTGAATACTTGAATGCTTTTTGGATGCTTCAATCAATTcatgaacaaaacatgttccAGTACTATACCATGCCactcacaaaaaataaaaactgaacagAGCACCATTTAATGTTGAATGAGTTTAATTGTTGGTATTAAATAAAGGTTTCTAATACACATCAATTAATACACTGCAAAAGATCAAAGAGAAAGTCAAGTTCTGACCAAAATGGATCTATAACCCCTAATTAGTAGATGCTGCATGGGGGAACTATTTTGTTTACTATATAGTACTAGAAACATggtaattaatcaattaatttgGACACTTATCAACAAAGTCCATCAGTTGTCAGTACTTGCCAAAAAAGCTTTAGTGAAACTAAAAGctaaataatttttaattaatgttaatgcTCCTCTGTCCTTTGCTTAGTGCCCTTTGGAATCACTGTAGAATATCATTTTGCGGTTCAGGCTCTAGATCAGATGTAACTTTGAGGTAGCAGTATATCCAGAATTAGTATGCTGCTGTCATTACTTATTGGTTAATTTTAAAGCATGCAGCTTTAGAAATAATTTTGAATCTTGCAAGAAGGACAGTCTATTAGGATGTGtactttctttccttttcatgtttaaatggttgcaTCTTCAGAGAATCCTCTAAAAGCCCTCCTCCCATTCTAAGCAGTGACTCATTAAATAGAGACAGTCATAGTTAATagtcaaaagagagagagaccaaagaTGAAGTAGGCAGAAATGAGAAACCAGTGACAGAAATGAAGCCTAAGAACATCATGAAGGTGGACATGGTGTTCTTGCATATGCTAGCAAATTACATCTAAAGCCTCCATAAGATGATTTCAGACCAAAACTTGTCTAATCTCAGCTGAATCAGGTAaacattttgttggttttggGGTGAAAAACATGACCTAAGATAAATAAAGGAAAGACACAATGTGTGAAGCTCATCAAGAGGTTTATCCTGCATTAACGTGTCTAGCTAATGCTCTCCTGTGGCACAACTTAGTGCTAAGTGCATGTAATCAGCTAGCTAGAGTTAAGAAAGCATTAAACAGAGTCACCACAAAGTACTTTAgtcaaaaactgtaaatgtgaGGAACCCTTTTGAAATGAACAAACTTCTAATAAATGGGATATGTTTAGATTAACACTACATAGATATTTATTAAGTACTGTCAATATAACAGTATACTATTTAAAACATAGCTCAGTGTTACTGTATTTGCACAGACATATTTGATGAATTTATttctctgaacatttttattctcTTCTGTTGGTGAAAGCCTTGGACTGTTTTGCTATGGTACACACCTTACTTTTGAGCTTTATCATTACATTAGATGAGAAGCTATTCATGGacctggcttgtaactcactcactcactcacattatGCAGGCTGAAAATTCTCCACAACAGAGGGATGTAGGTAGTGTTTCACCCAAGAATCACcaaatattttatgatttgCAATAAAAAGATACATTTGTTAAACAAACCTTTGAGTCATTATGCTTTTACCCTTAGGGTCTGAAGgcattttctcagtttttgcatatcttcttaaatGTGCCTTTAATAACATTTGCATATAACACAATAGCCGTATGTTTCATAGCAAAATGCACTGCTATCTTTGTTgttactttccaaaactgctgcagcaacttcaaTGGGTGTTGAAACTCTTTGCACGCCGTTTCATGTGTGTCTCCGATGtcgactgaatgaagaatgaaggttTTCTGATGTGATgggtccttagtgatttcctgggTGCTCGTTGGTCAGTTTCTCACAAAATGTAGACGGATACACAATTCAATCCCATATTCATGATCTTATAACTCTGATGTGAGTTACATATGATCTAGTGATGTGATGGAATGGAAGGGGCAGCTCTAcaaattcagtaaatgtttgaaccatatttctgtgttgtgttattgcaaaaataaacatatatagCAACATCTAATCTGATGCCTGTCTGCATTTGTGAACCCTGGAGGGTTAGATCAACAAGCACAATGGTATACCTGTATAAAATAGCACTAAATCTACACTACTGCATATTTAGTGTGGTTGTGAAATACAAAAAggataaaataatgacttataatAAGTAAAGAAATATGTGCTGATATAGCTCATGTAGCCACATGATGCAACCCACCAGTGTGTTGTTACCCTAAGTTTGAAAAACACTACTCTAGGGGTTTGAAAGTCCAGTGTACTTCAATCATTGTATAGCAGTGACACTGCCTGTTGGTGATTTACACCAAAAGTATTCCAGAATTGCATCTAACAAACCTCAGTTGCTCTATAAATGCACATACTAAGACATGCAGTTCAGCCATGTTCTTTACTCCTATTGAGTTTTTCTAGGCTACCTTTTGTCAATGCCATAacctcatctccaaaatggtaacttttaaGAAAGATAAAGCTCTTAACTTTGATGAACATTTAAGGAGTATTTCATCCCAAACCATTTGTTCATCCATTTATAATATTCACACAGTGTGAAGTGTAAGAAAATAAGTTTGAGATTGCAGGCATGTTTTACTTCTAATCAACTCATTTATTTCAGCAAAGTAAGAAAACTTCCACTTGAGTATGGTTTTAGGGTAATCTATCCACCTCTGTACACGCATAAGCCTATTACTGCGTAAGATAACAAGGGGAAAGAAAGGGTTGGccaggagacatggagagaTTAAAGGAAAGGGAAACGAGTATAATCAGacagtctctcactctctggtATCTCGTTTTTCTCCATTCCCTTCTTGTCTGACTTTGCATTGATGCACTGCCCTCCATGACCttcccctcctcttcctcctccttcggctcctcctttcctctcactctttcactgtaTTGTTCTGCTTATCTCACACAGCTTTCCCCACATCTGCCCTTGAGGTAACCTGAGAAGCAATTAAACATTACTTAAAACGACCTGCCCCTTCTCTGATCTTTCCtttgccctctctctccctccctccctccctccctctctctctctctctctctctctctctctctctctctctctctctctctctctctctctctctctctctctctctctctctctctctctctctctctctgtgtgtgtgtgtaagtcatCTTGgtgctgaacagctgaaacaGCTCTTGTCTTTCCCTCCTTTGCTCCATCGATCCAGACTGCCAAGATAAATAGCACACCTTTTTTTACATTCTCATGTGTCTTCCTCCTCCCCATCATCTCCCTCTGCTTTCTCCACCCTTATACTTCTTTTaatggttttgttttcttgtgtttttaccTTTTGCTATGTGTAGTTCAAGTCGAGCTGCTTCATTCCTCTATGCTGCTTGGACACTCCACgtaggagtgtgtttacaggGGAATCTGATGGGTGGATGTGTGTTTTGTGGAAGGAAGAGGGCTGGCAGGGTATTAACTGAAGGGAAAAACTGTGGAAATTCTGTAATTCACAATGTTATGCATAATTCAGACTGAGAATAACTAGCGTGATTACAGAATGCTCAGTGTGTGCGTACGTGTGCacgtgcatgtgtgcgtgtacATGCACGTGAGGCCACTTAGCATCTAATGTAGTGTCTGAATGTCCAGCCAGGCAATTGGAACATCTTTCTGCACTTAGCAAATCCCCAGTCTCATACACACTTTGGTGTTGAGAATCTTTTAGAATGCACTTAGCATCCCCTACAGCACTGCCACACTCAAGCCCACCTCTCTCTAGTCTCTCTTACTCTcaatctttctctccctttctcacacacacacacacacacacacacacacacacacacacacacacacacacacacactcagttgCAACAACATGGGACTAAAAACTGGTTCATCTGAGTCCATGGTGGAAGAGTAGACTCATATGAACCATGCAGTGATTTGTCTGTGTATGAGTGGTATAAAGCAGGACTGAGTGCAGAGGGAAGGTTATACTGTGATAGATAGAAAGAGTTTGTTGAATGATGTTGAATGGATTTCAATGGCTGCACCTTTTTACAGGCATTTCTGCCACTGCTGGCATTCTGCCTGGGACTGCTGGGGGCTGGTGGGCTTCCTCCATGTTAAATTCTGCTCCTCTGTCGTGCGTGAACACAGTGCCAGAACTTTAACCTCACTGCTTGATCTTTGGTTTCCACACTTGCTGTAGATGAAAGAACGGAATAGAGGGCAAGGCACAGAGCCTTTTATTTGTTCAGCttattgtttctgtgtttataaaaTTAATTCCTATTTTATGCTCTGCTGTTTTATATCATGACtatgtggggtgtgtgtgtgtgggggggggggatttgATATGGATAGATTTTGACATGATGTTCAGCACTGTTACCTGTTTATTGGTAGAATTGATGTATTTCTTACTGCTACTATTTTACTGTGCATCTCActttggatttttttcattagaagaaagatggaaaatcgaaataaaattgataatgCTTGGGATAACTTTGGGAGGAGCTTATTTAAATGATCGCTGTGTTGTCATGTTCGTGTTGTAGTGAAAAAACACAGTATGTATGGTATGATGTTATTACAGTTTACACTGGATTCATTAAGGTTGATTCATTTTAGATTAAAGTTAATGGACCTAGTCTTCCTGAGTACTCCGTGCCAGtagttctcaaactggtcctcagggacccTCAGACAGTCCACATTTGTGCTATATCATTGTGTTGCAAGTTGGTTtcgagcaaaaatgtggaccctTTGGGGGTCCCTAAAGActagtttgagaaccactgctctgTGCTAAAAGAATATCATACAGACCTGACagcttgatttgatttgaacggttttcttctgtttttttcagatgGAAAATTACACTGTATATTAAGCATTAAACAGAAAGCATAACTTACTAGATTTGAtgcattttaaactgttttttcaAACAAGACTGAAGCACCCTGCAAAACTTTGGGTACTCCCAGTCAGCAGTTAACTAATTTACTTTTATATATCAGTATccctaaaactaaaaaaaaaaccttcaactTCATTATACTTATAtagttacatatatataaatcatatatCATATGATATGTATATATCAGCCGGCATTGTTCAGCCACAGACTGTCGCActggctgtttttcttttacctGCCTCCACTCCATCTCCTTTATTCCTAAAAAATTAACTTCGCTGTTTGATTAAGGGATTTCATTTATTCTAATCAGTTCTGCACTCATACTTCACTGCTTTATACTggaaaaaatgtgctttaaattTGCTTGATTGAAATATGTACATTGTTCCCACATGAATAAACTACATGAGGACAGCACCACATTATTTCAACACAACATAACAAAATGAAGCCAACTGAAAGACAaagctgtgttgatgtaatatattttattcatgtggaaacgATGCACAGATTAGAAACAAATCTGTTCACTTTTTTTCCCAGTATAAACCCTACATATAAGTAAGCAAAAGACAACATATACCAGTGCACTATGACcaactgtttctctctttccttctctctcattctcattctctcccttcATCTCACTGTCATCTTTGTCATCCGGTTtccccatacacacacagacacacacacacgcacacaccgcTGCTGCAGAAATATGGAGGAGGATAAAACACTGACAGCAGTCATCCATCATATCCTTTAAGACttgaagagagaaggagggattTAGCTGACTAATTAAAGACACAgggaggaggggaagagagagaagatgggAAAGAAGTGTGAGGAAATGGCAGACAGAGCCCAAATGCAGAGAAATGAGAAGGAGaaacagacaaagacagagaaagaaagagagcgagtgcTAGAAAGTAGTAGATAACAGAAGGAAAGAAGCGAACAAAGATAGGGGAAAgcagagagaacaagaaagagaaactgagtgagagaaagaaagacagaaagggaataaaatagagacagagggaaaaggagcgagagagatgaTTCATGAGAAAAAACACCacaaaggataaaaaaaaaaaaaagtgagaaaacacgcgaacatttgtttttaagccgaagggaagaaaagagtgagaagaagaaaagcagagtgtgaatgtttttatatttgggAAATCAAgtaaagagcgagagagagagtgattgtGCAAGTGTGTGCGTGCCTCAGGCTTGTGGTAGCATCTTACACAAAAGTACACACACTCTTAATTTAATTCTGACCCAACACTCACACTCTCCCCGCACCAGCTGTACACACACCCTGTGTTTGGCTCTACCTGCTCCAGTCGTTCACTGTGGCTGGTGTGTTTTTTCACTCTGTTTTGTCGGCCTCCTCTCTTTATTTTCCTCTAGCCATCattgatgatggaaaaccatcaaaataactggaaaaaaacatcactaAAATAACTGCATTCCATTATTCCATCTTTCTAAttctcctctcattctctttttttcttttttctgcactTCTCCAGCCCCTCTTTGATGTGGGCTATGATTCAGCTGAATAATGGTAATTGCACCTGAagattttaactcatttttacgCTCACTACCTCTGCTGCAAATCAtccccatccatccatacagTGCTACTTATCCACTGGAATATGGACCATAAACTCTAATTAGTCAGTGCAATTAGGCCTAAAAGCagcaaaataaagcaataatacAGCTCTCGTTTGCGTGTACTATAAAATCATGATTGGATGATAGTGTGGACTGTATTATGAGTAGTAACTATAGTATCAGACATTGAGAGAGACACAAGTTTGTTTACATATGACACACAGtcgtgtgtgtctctctctctctctctctcactctcttttatttatttatatatatatatatatatatatatatatatatatatatatatatatataaatgtatgcaTGCAAAGGGCTTTTGTAAATGATAAATGGACTTGTTAAATCCAGTtaaattgacttacattgaaagtaaggtgtttccttctactgtaaaatcgtcattattgtgtgtgtgtgtgtgtttgtgagacaGACCATGTGTTTAATAAACATTCAACCAATCTGACCAGTAGACATTTTAAGGAAAAATTTCAGATAAACATTAATATCAGGCAATAAGCAGCACTTTCCTGCAGTGGCATAGGCAGTAACAAATGATTGAGTAATAACCTTTGATGGCTCAGTGCAGTaatgtttgacattttcttCACATTGGTGGTTCATTGCATGAGCTGCTATTTATTAATGCTACATGTGCAGCTTTGAGTTTATTTTGTCACTGAAACCTCAATATTGACCAGTGATATCAGTTAACCAACGCACTGGCCAAGCAGTAATCTTAACCTCAGTCACTAAAAATCAATgactttttcagtttaaaactgTGAAACAAAACAGTTTACAGAGTCATTTAGAATTATAGGTTAACTGTTTCTTAATTGTTTTTTCTAAGCAGACAgaacatttttgtcctgaaaatgtagaaaaaccaacacacgcacatacacacactcctgATGTCGCAGCCTTGGAATTCTTTGGCGAATCCAGATTGCCTTGAAACACTTCATTTGATTCATTAGTGAAGACCAATCCAGAGACCCTGgagctttattattatttgctcaCTGTGAAGAGCAATAGGCCAATCAGAGACAAGCATTGCACTTGAAGAGCCAATGAACTGTAGGCATTGCTCAGCGTAATGTAAAAGAAAGGGAAATGCTTGGTGCTGTAAGCTCACTGATAAAGTCTTCGCACTTTAACATTCAGTGAGTTACTGAGCCGACGTTTGTTACTtttgcacacacacccacccacaagCTCTCTTCTTCCCATTATTTCTCACACTGAATGAACTCTACACACACGCACTGTGCTTTCTCTTAAGCAGCTGTAAATGCTTTGTCTACAGCAAGTCTGGTGTCTTGCCAGTGGTCGATTCAAGTAAGTGACTGACAAAACTGATTGAGCCTTCTGTCtgatagctgtgtgtgtgtgtgtgtgtgtgtgtgtgtgtgtgtgtgtgtgtgtgtgtgtgtgtgtgtgtgtgtgtgtgtgtgtgtgtgtgtgtttcatttttaaaagttaaatctGTACATAAGCAATTTTAACATGTCAATGTTGTAAATGAATAATATGCAGAGAATTCTTTCCCCCCGTTTTCTGATCAGTATATAGATATGTATGTGcaacattcttaactttcagtgtaaattaatgtaaaaaaagattTGGACCATTCAGCAAGATAcagcatttacagtttacacctACAGCAGCTTTCAGGACGTCCCATTCTAAATTCATAGCCATTAATTTGGAGTAatttggtccccctttgcaactataacagctttcACTCTTCTAGGATGTTTCTAccagattttggagtgtgtctgtggacatttttgcccattcatccagaagagcgtTTGTCAGGTCggacgctgatgttggat
This window of the Pygocentrus nattereri isolate fPygNat1 chromosome 2, fPygNat1.pri, whole genome shotgun sequence genome carries:
- the LOC108428574 gene encoding leucine-rich repeat and fibronectin type-III domain-containing protein 4; the protein is MQDSPTPQSEKSHPPLILQHHLSDTHSSTLPLHPSTHSQPPLLKPSQKLPPSSPSLCPKYTYGYLAPSTSPPIPPLPSLHWLTLVTCACFLPALIGRIPGALAGETWGVVSACPFHCVCRNLSESLSTLCADKGLLFVPPNIDRRTVELRLADNFIREVGGADFANMTGLVDLTLSRNTISFIKPMAFADLESLRSLHLDGNRLMSLGPRDLVGMLNLQHLILNNNQLINISSDAFDDFLLTLEDLDLSYNNLRKAPWDAIQNMASLHTLNLDHNLIDQIAEGSFSELYKLARLDMTSNRLQTLPPDPLFARSQTGVISPTPYNAVVSLNFGGNPLHCNCELLWLRRLIRSDDMETCATPIHLAGRYFWSIPEEEFTCEPPLITRHTHKLWVLEGQRATLKCRAIGDPEPVVHWVSPDDRIIANSSRTISFRNGTLELLVTVARDDGAYTCIAINAAGEATAVIDLKVIPLPHRGNGTVPLARDPGSSDITRGKTSNGQSPSQDANADAKEVREDVEMEPEDGGTEGGDDQLVEVQGVTSTSAQVRWDIGRLSGAYLIWMYQIQYNCTADETLVYRILPSTSNSFLLKNLVSGADYNLCVLAIFDDTVTSMAATKVLGCIQFSTKDNYPDCRSLQAHFLGGTLTILVGGVVVVTLLVFTVALMVRHRVCSNHEDHRDIGDEAGCSGSDSPALAAKGANVFSQSNGNGDVMMVVLPNGLLQKQRGGAAGAGSSPKPPPTQKPKTLPKPKVNMDRLKAGLEGGLGSQRALPPYTLETERMPMYYSPKNMSPSTLPRQSRQLLAGQSKLKPVNREVVKRASFSLAPPPHNNTDLSDRRFSTGGAVVVKRGVTDSKWNSSLAYQSPVHGAVRRKRSSSFDMGSMATTTCYSYAKRLSIIWTKRSQSLHGMLVQCASTTSASTTTSSSSGDSQLRHKRGYIHAYNTTNSNSNPSPTSADQERGKEKENKKDKGEELEESVV